From the uncultured Methanomethylovorans sp. genome, the window TCGTCGTTTAATATGATGTTCAAATTAGTTTCTGTTTCTGTAATGAAGTATGGATCAATGTGGCAATTGCTTCCGATTATCGAATCCGAAATATAGCCATGAGATCCAATGCGTACATCGTTCATAATTATACTGTTACGGATATTGGTGAAAGATCCTACATATACATTATTGCCGATGGAAGTGGATGGTAATATAACAGCATTTGGACCGATATCACAATTATCTCCTATCATGACAGGCCCTACTACATAACATCCCGATCTGATGATAGTATTTTTACCTATAGACACATTTCCTTTAATGTGCGCCCCGTCTTCTACTACAATAGATTCGACTTTCCGATCTACCTTCCCAAGAGTAACGGAATTGAGTTTCAGAAGATCCCATGCATATACTGCATCCAACCACCATGATCTCGTAGTAGCCATTGACACTTCTATTCCATTCTCGATCATCTTCTGGAGCGTATCAGTTATCGCATACTCACCTTTTGGAGAAAGAGGTGTCCCCCCTATAAAATCAAAGATCCTAGAACTGAAGTAATAGATACCGGTATTAACCAGATGGCTAACTTCAGAGACTGGATTTTCAATAATCTCCAGTACCTTATGTCCTTCAGCCTTGATAACCCCATATCCACTCACATGCTCAGTCTTAACTGCGAGTATAGTTACATCTCCACGTTTTGATTTAATAAGATCACTGATAACTTTCGGTTCTATGAAGTTATCGCCGTTTAGAGCAAGGAATTCATATTCACCAGCGAGTTCAGTTCTCGCCTGTTCTATAGCATGTGCTGTACCAAGTTGAGTTTTTTGCTCAACATACTTTATGTTTACCCCGAAATCCACACCATCTTTGAAATAGTTCATTATGCGTTCTTTCTCATAACCAACTATCAATAGGATGTCCTTGATGTTATTTTGTTCAAGGGAACGGATAACGTGTTCAAGAATAGGCCTGTCAGCAACAGGCAGCATTACCTTTGAACGGGTAAGCGTAAGGGGACGGCATCTGAGACCTTCTCCAGCTGCAAGAATGACCGCTTTCATGCCTTATAGTGGGCACTATAACAATTTATATTTTACCTTTGTCTTTATATTATTGGTTATATTTTTTTAAGATATTGGAATTTATATTTACTGTTGTGTTTTAAAACCTGATAAAACATAAGAAAGAGATGATTAATTGCCCTGAAAAAAAGAAAAGAATATATACCGATGGGCTAGAACCCATCGGAAAACAATCATTTATCTTGTAATAAGCATCTCTGCCGTTTCCGGCTTGTATTTCCAGTCAACTGGAAGCACCTTGTTAGCCTGATAGTACTTCACAAGTCTTCTGATCTTGGCTTCGATGTTATGCAAAGAACGGATGTTGTGATTGTCAGAGTGGTTTGCAACTACGTGCTTTCTCAGACCTATTGCCTTTACAACAAGATTGTACAGATCTTCTGGAACTGGTGGCTTCTGATCATTTTCCTTAAGTATAGCTGTGATCTTCTTTCCAGTTGCAAGCTTCACGTCTGGCATTCCATATTTGTCCCTGAGGACCATACCAATGAGACTTGTGCTCATGCCCTGCTTCCACATTTCCAGCACTACGTTTGTGATCTCGTCAGTGCTCATGGTGCACCATGCAGGCGTTTCAGAGCGCATTGGCCTTGTAGAACCGGATTGACCTTTTCTCCGGGTATGCATTTTTGCCATTGAATTCCTCCTTGTAATCGTAAATAGAGAGTATTTGATCTAAATTATGTATAAAGTTTGTTGATTTCAATAAAGGCTACTTTGAACATTATGGAGATATAGCCTATAATTGTCCTTGGCGAGGCGAGGTAAATGGACCTGCATAGCATATAAAATTTGTGATAGGAAGTTACCATATCACAAAAGTAACCTCAGCTGCCGGAGGTTTCACATGCATGAAAATTGAATATAGTTGCTTATCCCTAAGATCAAGCAGAGTGGTACGATCATTGTTTTGCATCATAATCTGCACAGTATTGTTAATCTCATCAGACATCTCTATTGACAGATGAGAATATATATCATTTGTGTGCTCTTGCTTAAGCTGGTTTCCGATCAATGTTACATTATCTTCTGTGAGTATTGTGAAATTGCCTGTTGAGTTTAAGCACATATTTTCGGTCACATTTACAGCATTAGAAAACATATCGATAGCGATGCTCCTTTCAATATCCCCCTCGTCAGAAGGTGATCTTATCAAAGAATCACCCATTACTGTGACATATTTATTTCCAATATTTACCTCCCTAAGAGATTCTTCCGGATAATACAACTCTACGATGGATGCCGAAGAACTTGAAGCTGCCAGATATATACACTCTTCGAATATCAAACGCAAGTCCTGTTCCTTTTGAGAAGAGTTCACCGCAAGACCAAAATTAAGATCATCCACAGGAGAAGATATGTCTGCCAAGCTTACAGCATTGCTATATGGCACAGATATTGGCACACTCTGCCGAAAAGACCTAGCAGGAGGAATAAGACCCACAGCAAGCTGACCCGAAGTTCCACATCCTGCAACCGGCTGCCAGTTAGCCTCCAGCCTGTAATTGTACCTGCCACCTACCCTTCTATTAAGGTAGCCTTCAAGTACTCTTTCTGTGGCCTCTGAGTATTCCGCGCTAAACGGATGAAGATAATAGTACGTCCCGTTATCTTCAATGTTCAGTGAGAACAGCATACCTTCAGCAATCAGATCAGCAAAGGTCCTGCAAGCGTGTTCCTTTGCAAATATTTCACTACTTTGACAGATACCCATTGAACTTTCAGGAGAAACAACAATACCGGATAATTCAGATGGTACTATTATGTACTCAAAGCTCTCCACTCTGCTATCAAGAAGAGACTGGAGCAACTGCCCATTTAATCTGTATGCTGCAACATCCTGTACTGCTGCATTATGGCCTGAAGAGAGCATAACAGGCATCAAAACAACTGTTGAGAGGGACACCATCAGCAGAAAGAACATAACATCAATGGTCGAGGATATAGCCACTTTATCGGATAATACTGATATGTTTAATATGTTTTTCAGTCGCATTCATTTACCTTCCATTAAGAGTTCCATCTGCCTTTAAACAGCTTTACAGTCAATGTGCCAGGAACCTGCTGCATAGGATTAAGCTCCAGTGTAACAGGTATGGAAGCGGCCACCTGACCAACGGAGGAAAAGGAGGACGCAGGCTTGCGGATCTGCCAGACATATTCACTGTCCTCCGTTGAAATATCCACCTGAAAATTAACGTTGGGAGAAAAACTATCAAAGAAGAGACTCAAGACCTGCGGGTCAGCGTGTAGACCACTGAGCTCATCGAGCTTTTCAGCAGACATGAGATCCTGTCTGCTGCCCTGAAGCATCTGGGAATGAGCAATGCCCTGTGCAATAAGAGAAGCTTGTTCATAATTCTCTAGTGCGAAAGAACTATCTTGATGAGCAATGTATGTTTTTGACACCACACAAGCAAAAATCACAAATCCCAGCACCAATAATGCCGTAGCAAAAATATCGTTCTGCGGTTCAAGCATAGCCCTGTTGTCATTGATAAACCAGTACATATCCTATCTTTTCCACATTTATATTGTCTGTAAAATATATAAACGTTTTTTGGATGTATACTGGATTACTGGTATTAAAGTTCACTTCCCTTGCCCTAGAAGTCAAATACCCCATTATATCCCTATGGTTCGCACTTACAGGTTCTACCATACTTCCATTTGAACCATATTCTGATCTAAGATCATTGCAGAGGGCCATATATGAATAAGGATATACTCTGAAAGCAGGAGTCCTTGCCGAAATAATTGGCCTTCCATTAATATTGGCATTAACAACCACATATTCACTGGAAATTATAGCTTCCAACTGTTGTCCTTGAAAATAGGGAAGAGATTCCTTATTAAAATCATAAGTAATGTTCAGTTCATCAGGACTACTTCCAGCCTTATCTATATAAGATACTAACTCCATGGATAATAGGTCCAGTTCCTTCTGACGGTTCACATCCTGAATGCTTACTGCAAAATGATATACAGCAGCAATGACCACCACACTTGCAAGTATAAGTGCAGTTCTGGAAAGAATAAAATCCACCCATGCTCTTTCATCGCGGAGAAATTTTGATATGGCTTTCATCCTAACACATTGAATAGAACCTTATATCTGTTCGTACACTCTGACGAACAACATCCCATCAGAGGGATCAATAGTAGTCTCCATGAATACTCGGTGTTTACCTGAACCAAGAACAGCCACACCATCCATTAACTCATTGGTGTAGGCTGCCCCGGATTCTCTTACTGTGCACTTTCCATCATATTCCAGAAAATAGTTCTTTGCATCACGAGGCCATTCGGCTTCATATCCTGGCATCGACCCCATAACTACTGTACACCCCGTTGGAACATCTACTTCAATTGTAAGATTGCTGCCAGGACCACCGGAATATAAAAGCGAAGCCGTAGCATCCATCCTGGAAATCTCCGATTCAAGATCGCTCATTTTCATGTGGGCCAGAAAACCTGAAGTTGCCGTGGCTAACAGGACCATAGTCACCATTAGCAGGATGGAAGCTACCACGAACCGCATGGGCAGGGAAGCTGCAGCGGTGGTGTCGGCTGCCAGAGCATGCAATTTACTAGATCTGCTCAATGGTTTTCACCAGTCAGTTTTAAAATAACCTCATTCAGAGTAAGGGATTCCTGAACACCAGTTTTCATGTCTTTGAAAGTGAAAAGGCCTTGGGCCACTTCCCTATCACCTAATATAAGTGCATAACGGGCACCGATGTTATTAGCATACGATAGCTGAGTCTTGAAATTCCTGTTCATGATATCCAGATACACAGGAACATACTCTCTTAGCTTGCAGGCTACAGGGACAGCATTGATACGCGTGCTTTCCGTAGTTATCATCACCACGGTATTTTGCGGTTCAGGTTCAATGTCATATATCTCCATGATCCTGTCAAAGCCCAAACCAAAACCAGTAGATGGAACATCTCCTCCGCCAAAAAGCTGGATTAATTTATATGAACCGCCGCCACACACCTGTTTCTGTGCACCTAGACCCTCGGCATATATCTCAAAGACCATGCCTGTATAATAATCAAGACCTCGAGCTATACCGAAATCAATAGTATAGCCTATACCATAGGTATCTAGAAGGGTAAGGATCTGCTGGAAAGCATCCAGTTCAGGAATTGAACCCAAAAGATTACGGGCTTTGGAAACTGCTTCACTGCCTGTAAGGGATATCAATCCAAGGAGCTTCAGACGCAGGTCTATAGGCGCATTAATCCCCTCAAGGTAGTCATCCAGTCCTGTGTCATCTTTTTTGTCCACAAGACGCATGATTTTACCTTGCTGTTCAACCTCCAGAGGACTTAGCACATGACGGATGATCCCCAGATAACCTACATGCAGGTCACCTTTAATGCCTGCAACTTTAAGCATGGCGGTTGCTAGGGCTATGACCTCAGCATCTGCATCCGGGCCTTCGGAACCGATCAATTCCACACCGAACTGCCAGAACTCCCTGAACCTGCCTTTCTGAGGCCTTTCATATCTGAAACAGTTCTCAAAATAGAAAAGTTTCAAAGGACGTGGCATTGCCTGCATCTCATTTACAAACATCCGCATCACAGGTGCTGTGAGTTCGGGACGAAGTGTCATCTCCCGATCTCCTTTATCGGTGAAATTATATAGTTCGCCTACCACCCCTTCACCTGATTTCATTGTGAAAAGTTCGAGGTTTTCAAAGGTGGGTGTGACTACTTCATGATAACCCCATCTGTTAACAACCTGTCTCAACCGGTTTTCCAGATGTCTTCTGCGAGCCATATCTTGCGGAAGGAAATCCCTTGTTCCTCTTGGTTTTTGTATCGTCATCGGATCAACCTGATGTGTTAATAAGCATATAGTGTTTAGATATTAAGTAATCTAATTTGCAGGTTAGTATTTATACAGTATATTTTACTGTTTCGATTAGTTACATATTTCAGAACAAAGGAAAGAAAACCAAAAGTGCTAAATATAATTGCGTTATGCACATTATTGTACATTTTAATACATTTGCTTGAGGCTTACCATGGAACATACAAAGATACTACTTGACGAAAACGAGATGCCTACTCGTTGGTACAATATACTTGCAGATTTCCCTGAACCCCTTGCACCTCCACTTAATCCTGCAACCAGGGAACCAATCAAACCATCCGAGCTTGAGCCAATATTTGCAAAAGAGCTGATCAAACAAGAGATGAGTTCTGAGAAATATATCGATATTCCACAGGATATTTTGGAGATATACAAGCTCTGGAGACCATCTCCTCTCTACAGGGCACACAGGCTTGAGAAAGCACTTGGCACACCCGCAAAGATATACTACAAGAATGAAAGTGTAAGCCCTGCCGGCAGCCACAAACCAAATACTGCCATTGCCCAGGCATACTACAATATGAAAGAAGGCACAGAGAGAATAACTACTGAAACAGGCGCTGGCCAGTGGGGTAGTGCACTATCACTTTCATGCAACTATTTCGACATCGAATGTAAAGTGTATATGGTACGCTCCAGTTTCTACCAGAAACCATACAGAAAGTCTCTGATAAACCTGTGGGGTGCAAATGTTATCCCTTCACCAAGCAATGAAACACAGTTTGGAAGAATGATCCTTGAGAAATACCCCGATACCAGCGGAAGTTTGGGAATAGCAATCAGTGAGGCTATTGAAGAAGCAGCCCTGAACGACAATACAAAATACGCTCTGGGTAGCGTTCTTAACCACACATGCCTTCATCAGACAGTAATAGGCCTTGAGGCGCAAAAACAGTTCGAAAAGACCGAAGACTTCCCAGATATTGTGATCGGATGTTGTGGCGGAGGAAGTAACCTTGCAGGAATCAGTCTACCCTATATAAGAGACAACATCGCAGGCAAAACAGATACAAGGATCATTGCAGTGGAACCTTCTGCATGCCCCAGCCTGACATCAGGTAAGTACGATTATGACTTCGGCGATATGGCACAGATGACACCACTTCTAAAGATGTACACCCTTGGATCCGAATTCATACCGCCAGCCATTCATGCAGGTGGTCTTAGATACCACGGTGCCTCACCTATAGTTAGTAAGCTGGTTGCTGACGGCTTGATGGAAGCAACCGCCTATCACCAGGTAGAGATATTCGATGCAGCAGTAACCTTTGCACGTAGCGAAGGAATAGCACCCGCCCCAGAATCTGCACATGCTATAAAATGTGCCATAGATGAAGCGCTTAAGTGCAAGCAGACAGGCGAAGAGAAGACCATTCTCTTTAATCTCAGCGGTCACGGTCACTTTGACATGGCATCTTATGATATGTACTTCAGCGGAAAATTGAGCAACGAATAATTTTATAGAATACAAGAATGGCCCGCTGAATTAGCAGGCCATACTTTTTTGAACATTCTACGACAACTTAACTCCTTTACATGACATCAGGAGATAAAACAGGAGATTGATCGTCAACTTGATCATTAGCCAGTCTCGCATTTGAAGCCAGCTTATCCTTGTAAACTATGGTACGATATGGGAATGGTATTTCCACACCTTCGGCATCGAACCTTTTCTTAATTGATTCACGAAGATCGCAGCCTGTAGAAAAACAATATTTACGATCCAAACACCAGAAATACAGGCGCATAGTTACAGCATAATCACCCAGCTCAGTCACCATGACCTGGATGGTCTCTTCTCTTGGAATAGTCGGGTCATATATTTTAAGCTCCAGATAAGTCATGATATTGACGTGCTTCTTTGCCTCTTCAAGCATTATCTTACGTGCCAGATCTATATCTGAGTCATAACTTATTCCTACATCCACAAGCCACCTCACCGTAGGATCTTCTATAGACCAATTGATAATGGCTTCACTCCCAATAACACTATTTGGAATTATGAGCCTGCGATTGTCCCATGTTCTTACAATAGTATGACGCAAAGTAATATCGGTAACTTTACCATATTCATTCATCACATTAACTCTATCTCCAACTCTGAAAGGTCGAAAGAACGCAAGTGAAACACCCGAAATAATATTTCCCAGAGTATTCTGGGCAGCAAGACCCACTACAATACCAGCAAAACCTGCACCTGCTAACAGAGCAACAGAGATTTTTTCAAGGAAGGGGATGCTGGAAACTGTGACTACCAAACCCATCAGATAGATAACAGCTACACTGGAATGCCTTATAATACTGTAAGAGGTCTGATCAATGTTCATTTTCTTATTCATTATGCGCACTTGTGTGACCATAAGTTTGTCCACTATCCTCGCAATGAGTACAGTGAAGAAAATTATCAATATAACAAATGCAACCTTAACAAAATGCAACGATAATGATTCAGCTAAACTCGATAGTGACATAGCTGACAAAGAAGAAAAAGAAGCGTTTCCTAAAATGGACATATATTTAATTTCCCTGTGCGTCTTGATATAAGAACTGATCGCTAAATGATACAAGTGATCTACGACAAACTGAGACAAATAAAGAAGCAACTTTTATTAGACATCAGACCATCTTTCAGATGATTCCTTATGAAGATCAAAGAACTAAGCCTGCCGGAAAAAGTGATTGCTTTTTACTTAGGATCGGGTATAGAAGAATTGTACCCTCCCCAAGATGAAGCCATTACAAAAGGTCTTCTTGAAGGAAAGAACATAGTTGCAGCAATACCTACAGCTTCCGGAAAGACGCTGATAGCTGAACTTGCGATGCTGAGTTCCATATCAAGGGGTGGAAAAGCACTATATATAGTACCCCTAAGAGCACTGGCATCCGAGAAAATGGACCGTTTTTTGAAGTTCAGAGAAATCGGAATAAGAACCGGTATATCAACAGGGGATTTTGAAGCAAGAGACGAGTGGCTTGGCTCTAATGATATAATAGTTGCAACATCTGAAAAAGCAGATTCCCTCCTGCGTAATGAGACAGCTTGGATGCAGGACATAACCACTATAGTAGTGGACGAAGTACATTTACTGGATTCAGCTAACAGAGGGCCAACCCTTGAAGTAACCATCACCAAATTGAGGAAACTTAATCCAAAAGCTCAAATTATTGCATTATCCGCAACAGTAGGGAATGCACAGGAAATAGCTGATTGGCTTAAAGGTGGACTTATACTAAGCGAATGGAGACCCACAGACCTGCATGAAGGCGTATACTATGCCGATACAATAAATTTCATCGGCTCTCAGAAATCCGTTGATATAACATCCTCTGACGATGGCATAAATATTGTTATGGGTACATTGGAAGAAGGTGGACAATGCCTTGTATTTGAAAGCAGCCGCAAGAATTGTGTGGGCTTTGCAAAGAAGCTGGGAAGACATGTAGAAAAAGTACTTAGCAAACCGGAGCGCAATTCCCTTGATAATATAGTGGATGCGATAGAAGAAGCATCTGAAACAGAAGCTTCCAGAGTGCTTGCACAATGTGTGAGAAATGGAGTTGCTTTCCACCACGCAGGATTGAACTCGGCTCATCGAAGACTTGTGGAAGATGGATTTAGGAACAATATAATCAAAGTAATATGCAGCACACCTACCCTTGCAGCCGGGCTTAATCTGCCTGCACGCAGAGTAGTAATCCGTAGCTACAAGAGATATGATGCCAACTTTGGAATGCAGCCAATACCTGTCCTGGATTATAAACAAATGGCTGGTAGAGCTGGCAGACCGCATCTAGACCCATATGGAGAATCGATACTCATTGCCCGCTCATATGACGAGATGGAATCACTTTTTGAGAATTATATCAATGCCAAAGCCGAAGACATCTGGTCTAAACTTGGTACAGAGAATGCCCTGCGTACCCACGTCCTTTCTACTGTGGTCAACGGTTTTGCCTCAAGTGAAGAAGGACTAATTGAGTTTATGAGTGCAACATTTTTTGCACACCAACAGGAAGCACGTAATCTTCAGGAACTTGTGGAAGAAAGCATATCATTCCTGCTGGAACATGGTATGTTGCAGAATGAAGACAGGCTCAGGGCTACAAGGCTTGGAAAAGTTGTTTCCATGCTATATGTTGATCCGCTCTCGGCAGCGATCATACTCGATGGATTAGAGAAAACCAAAAACCTTACTGACCTTACTCTAATGCATCTTGTATGCAGTACTCCTGACATGAAACAGCTTTACATGCGCAGTTCTGATTATGCCTCGATCAATGAATTTGCAACTGCCCATAAGGAAGAATTTGCCAGAATGCCCAGTCCTTTCAAGGCCATAGAGTATGAATGGTTCCTGGGAGAAGTAAAAACTGCTTTATTGATGATGAAGTGGATAGATGAGGTTACCATGGATGAGATCACTAACCAGTTCAACGTTGGAGAAGGTGATATACACGCTTTTGCTGACATGGCACAATGGCTGATGCATGCTACGGCCAGGCTTGCAGAAACCATGGATATCCAGGGAGTGGAAAAAGCCTATGAATTGGAAAAACGCATACAGTATGGAGCTAACTCACAATTACTTGAACTATTGGGTATCCGTGATGTTGGCCGGGTGCGTGCTCGCAAGTTGTATGATGCCGGAATTACG encodes:
- the glmU gene encoding bifunctional sugar-1-phosphate nucleotidylyltransferase/acetyltransferase, with amino-acid sequence MKAVILAAGEGLRCRPLTLTRSKVMLPVADRPILEHVIRSLEQNNIKDILLIVGYEKERIMNYFKDGVDFGVNIKYVEQKTQLGTAHAIEQARTELAGEYEFLALNGDNFIEPKVISDLIKSKRGDVTILAVKTEHVSGYGVIKAEGHKVLEIIENPVSEVSHLVNTGIYYFSSRIFDFIGGTPLSPKGEYAITDTLQKMIENGIEVSMATTRSWWLDAVYAWDLLKLNSVTLGKVDRKVESIVVEDGAHIKGNVSIGKNTIIRSGCYVVGPVMIGDNCDIGPNAVILPSTSIGNNVYVGSFTNIRNSIIMNDVRIGSHGYISDSIIGSNCHIDPYFITETETNLNIILNDELHHAGKLGTVVGDDTDVGHRVLIKAGIMVSINCRIGSGAIVDKALHRGTLVL
- a CDS encoding 30S ribosomal protein S15, translated to MAKMHTRRKGQSGSTRPMRSETPAWCTMSTDEITNVVLEMWKQGMSTSLIGMVLRDKYGMPDVKLATGKKITAILKENDQKPPVPEDLYNLVVKAIGLRKHVVANHSDNHNIRSLHNIEAKIRRLVKYYQANKVLPVDWKYKPETAEMLITR
- the hisS gene encoding histidine--tRNA ligase — protein: MTIQKPRGTRDFLPQDMARRRHLENRLRQVVNRWGYHEVVTPTFENLELFTMKSGEGVVGELYNFTDKGDREMTLRPELTAPVMRMFVNEMQAMPRPLKLFYFENCFRYERPQKGRFREFWQFGVELIGSEGPDADAEVIALATAMLKVAGIKGDLHVGYLGIIRHVLSPLEVEQQGKIMRLVDKKDDTGLDDYLEGINAPIDLRLKLLGLISLTGSEAVSKARNLLGSIPELDAFQQILTLLDTYGIGYTIDFGIARGLDYYTGMVFEIYAEGLGAQKQVCGGGSYKLIQLFGGGDVPSTGFGLGFDRIMEIYDIEPEPQNTVVMITTESTRINAVPVACKLREYVPVYLDIMNRNFKTQLSYANNIGARYALILGDREVAQGLFTFKDMKTGVQESLTLNEVILKLTGENH
- a CDS encoding TrpB-like pyridoxal phosphate-dependent enzyme, coding for MEHTKILLDENEMPTRWYNILADFPEPLAPPLNPATREPIKPSELEPIFAKELIKQEMSSEKYIDIPQDILEIYKLWRPSPLYRAHRLEKALGTPAKIYYKNESVSPAGSHKPNTAIAQAYYNMKEGTERITTETGAGQWGSALSLSCNYFDIECKVYMVRSSFYQKPYRKSLINLWGANVIPSPSNETQFGRMILEKYPDTSGSLGIAISEAIEEAALNDNTKYALGSVLNHTCLHQTVIGLEAQKQFEKTEDFPDIVIGCCGGGSNLAGISLPYIRDNIAGKTDTRIIAVEPSACPSLTSGKYDYDFGDMAQMTPLLKMYTLGSEFIPPAIHAGGLRYHGASPIVSKLVADGLMEATAYHQVEIFDAAVTFARSEGIAPAPESAHAIKCAIDEALKCKQTGEEKTILFNLSGHGHFDMASYDMYFSGKLSNE
- a CDS encoding mechanosensitive ion channel family protein produces the protein MSILGNASFSSLSAMSLSSLAESLSLHFVKVAFVILIIFFTVLIARIVDKLMVTQVRIMNKKMNIDQTSYSIIRHSSVAVIYLMGLVVTVSSIPFLEKISVALLAGAGFAGIVVGLAAQNTLGNIISGVSLAFFRPFRVGDRVNVMNEYGKVTDITLRHTIVRTWDNRRLIIPNSVIGSEAIINWSIEDPTVRWLVDVGISYDSDIDLARKIMLEEAKKHVNIMTYLELKIYDPTIPREETIQVMVTELGDYAVTMRLYFWCLDRKYCFSTGCDLRESIKKRFDAEGVEIPFPYRTIVYKDKLASNARLANDQVDDQSPVLSPDVM
- a CDS encoding ATP-dependent DNA helicase, which encodes MKIKELSLPEKVIAFYLGSGIEELYPPQDEAITKGLLEGKNIVAAIPTASGKTLIAELAMLSSISRGGKALYIVPLRALASEKMDRFLKFREIGIRTGISTGDFEARDEWLGSNDIIVATSEKADSLLRNETAWMQDITTIVVDEVHLLDSANRGPTLEVTITKLRKLNPKAQIIALSATVGNAQEIADWLKGGLILSEWRPTDLHEGVYYADTINFIGSQKSVDITSSDDGINIVMGTLEEGGQCLVFESSRKNCVGFAKKLGRHVEKVLSKPERNSLDNIVDAIEEASETEASRVLAQCVRNGVAFHHAGLNSAHRRLVEDGFRNNIIKVICSTPTLAAGLNLPARRVVIRSYKRYDANFGMQPIPVLDYKQMAGRAGRPHLDPYGESILIARSYDEMESLFENYINAKAEDIWSKLGTENALRTHVLSTVVNGFASSEEGLIEFMSATFFAHQQEARNLQELVEESISFLLEHGMLQNEDRLRATRLGKVVSMLYVDPLSAAIILDGLEKTKNLTDLTLMHLVCSTPDMKQLYMRSSDYASINEFATAHKEEFARMPSPFKAIEYEWFLGEVKTALLMMKWIDEVTMDEITNQFNVGEGDIHAFADMAQWLMHATARLAETMDIQGVEKAYELEKRIQYGANSQLLELLGIRDVGRVRARKLYDAGITSVELIKRAGVERIAKLIGTKIAEKIMNSIRGTHSAEDDNETGSAGTAYRPMERRQRTFSDFDE